One window of the Cryptomeria japonica chromosome 7, Sugi_1.0, whole genome shotgun sequence genome contains the following:
- the LOC131074266 gene encoding probable L-gulonolactone oxidase 6 has product MNGVWCSPPAPPVKCDTTGCTVSNAYGIFPDRWTCSAAAAIFPSSEEELLEAVATGSRKKQKMRVVTRWSHSIPKLVCPGGEEGLIISTQELKRVVSVDEESMRMSVESGAALGDIISAAAEYKLALPQTPYWKGLTIGGLISTGAHGSSLFGKGSAVHEYVVGMRLVVPLRGGNASVVTFNSSHADLDAAKVSLGLLGGISQVTLQLQAMFKRSITNVRRDEQDLEESITEFGRTHEFGDLTWYPGQRKIVYRIDDRVPVNQSGDGVNDFIGFRQTLTAGLAITRLAEEMQEATKDAKGKCMTAKLQVEALEIIGSGFKNNDLGFVKYPIVGYQNKLQAAGSCLNSTEDLLLTACPWDPRIKGEFFHQTTMKINMTKISDFITDIKRLRDLNPSGSCGVELYNGILMRFVKASSAYLGANEDSVDLDFTYYRSKDPMVPRLDEDMLEEIEQMGLFKYGGTPHWGKNRNIAFQGVLKKYKKGEDFLKAMKKYDPEGLFSNEWTDGMLGIGKSKGVVIDKDGCALEGLCLCAGDRNCAPHKGYFCRAGRVYVYARVCRYEV; this is encoded by the exons ATGAATGGCGTATGGTGCAGCCCACCTGCTCCGCCAGTCAAATGCGACACCACCGGTTGCACAGTGAGCAACGCCTACGGAATATTCCCCGATCGATGGACGTGCAGTGCCGCAGCGGCCATTTTTCCTTCGTCGGAAGAAGAGCTGCTGGAGGCGGTGGCGACGGGCAGCCGGAAAAAGCAGAAGATGCGGGTGGTCACGCGGTGGTCGCATTCCATTCCAAAATTGGTGTGCCCGGGCGGAGAAGAGGGGCTAATCATAAGCACCCAGGAGCTGAAACGCGTGGTTAGCGTAGATGAGGAGTCCATGAGAATGAGTGTGGAGAGCGGAGCTGCGTTGGGGGATATAATAAGCGCGGCCGCGGAATACAAGCTGGCGCTACCTCAAACGCCGTATTGGAAGGGGTTAACAATCGGAGGACTCATTTCTACGGGGGCTCATGGAAGCTCACTCTTTGGGAAGGGAAGTGCTGTTCACGAGTACGTTGTGGGCATGAGATTGGTGGTCCCCCTGAGAGGAGGGAATGCAAGTGTTGTGACTTTCAATTCCTCCCATGCTGATCTCGATGCTGCCAAGGTTTCTCTTGGCCTTCTCGGAGGCATTTCTCAG GTAACACTGCAGTTGCAGGCAATGTTCAAAAGGTCCATCACAAACGTGAGAAGAGATGAACAAGATTTAGAGGAGAGTATAACAGAGTTTGGACGAACACACGAATTTGGAGACCTGACATGGTATCCTGGACAGCGTAAGATCGTTTACAGAATAGACGACCGAGTTCCTGTAAACCAATCTGGAGATGGTGTCAACGATTTCATTGGATTTCGCCAAACCTTAACTGCAGGCTTGGCCATCACTCGTTTAGCAG AGGAGATGCAGGAAGCTACAAAGGATGCCAAGGGAAAATGCATGACGGCCAAGCTACAGGTAGAGGCTTTGGAGATTATCGGTTCAGGCTTCAAGAACAACGATTTGGGGTTTGTCAAGTATCCCATTGTAGGCTACCAAAACAAGCTGCAGGCAGCCGGGTCATGTCTCAATTCTACAGAAGATTTGCTGCTCACAGCTTGTCCATGGGATCCTCGCATTAAGGGAGAATTCTTTCACCAGACTACCATGAAAATCAACATGACCAAGATTTCAGACTTCATTACAGACATTAAAAGGCTGAGAGACCTGAATCCCTCTGGTTCGTGTGGGGTGGAGCTCTACAATGGAATTCTCATGCGTTTTGTGAAGGCTTCCAGTGCTTATCTGGGAGCAAATGAGGATTCGGTGGACTTGGATTTCACATATTATCGATCCAAAGACCCCATGGTTCCTAGACTCGACGAGGACATGCTTGAAGAGATTGAGCAAATGGGTCTGTTTAAATATGGAGGAACTCCCCACTGGGGTAAGAACCGCAACATTGCATTTCAGGGAGTATTGAAAAAGTATAAGAAAGGGGAGGACTTTTTGAAAGCTATGAAAAAGTATGATCCGGAGGGATTGTTTTCTAATGAGTGGACCGATGGAATGCTGGGAATAGGAAAGTCGAAAGGGGTAGTTATAGACAAGGACGGTTGTGCTTTGGAAGGTCTGTGTTTATGTGCAGGGGACAGGAACTGTGCTCCTCACAAAGGTTACTTTTGTAGGGCAGGAAGAGTGTACGTCTATGCTAGAGTCTGTAGATATGAGGTGTAG